The genomic region CGTCGCGCCTGGTCGGTTCGCTCCTGCTCAGCGAGCAGAGCGTCTTTGTGGTCCTGGGTGCCGCGGCATCCGTGATGCTGTCGGCGCTCACCGAGAACAGGGCCTTTTTCCTGTACCTGATTCCGGCGGCACTCGGCCTCATTGCCGCGTACTGGACCTCGTTCACCAAGGGCTACAACTTCACGGCGGCCATCTCCCCGGACGGCATCCGGCTCCGGTACGGGCTGCTCGACACGCAGGCGCAGACACTGCCGCCGGGCCGGATCCAGGCGCTGAAGGTGGCCCAGCCGCCGCTGTGGCGCCTCTTCGGCTGGTACCGGATGCAGGTCAACGCAGCCGGGTACGGGGCCGGGGCAAACAACGGCGAGGGAGGCTCCCGCACCACGCTGCTGCCGGTGGGAAAGATGGACGACGTCCTGAACATGCTGGCCCTCGTGCTGCCCGATCCAGGAACGGCCGATCCGCTGCGCGTATTTCACCAGGGCGTGAACGGGCTGGATTCCGACGCCGGATTCGTCACCACGCCGCGCCGGGCGCGGCTGCTGGCGCCGCTGGGATGGCGGCGCAACGCCTTCGCGGCAACGGACACTGCACTGCTGATGCGGTCGGGCCGGTGGTGGCGGCAGCTTGTGGTGGTGCCGCACCAGCGGACGCAGTCGATTGCGCTGCAGCAGGGACCCCTGGCGCGCCGGTTCGGGCTTGCCGATCTCGTGCTGCACACCACCACGGGGCCGGTGGCGCCGCGCGTCATCCAGGCGGACATCCGGGAGGCGCAGGCACTCTTCGACGCCCAGGCCGCCCGCGCCCGCGCCGCCCGCCGGCGCCAGACGAGCGAACAGTGGTTGGCCCAGGCGGGCCCGCTGGTTGAGCAGCCGCCGCTGGTTGAGCCTCCCCAGCAGCTCCCTAAGCTCGCAAGCTCGCCCAGGGAACCCGGCTGGCGGGGCCCCACCACCCCGGACTCCCGCACCACCCCCACAGCACCCCAACAGGAAGGCCAGCAACGTGGCTAAGCCAGGACGCCTCGGCGTCGGAATCATCGGTGCCGGCAAAGTGGGCGCCGTCCTCGGTGCGGCGCTCCGCGCGGCCGAGCACGCCGTCGTCGGGGTTTCCGCCGTCTCCGACGCCAGCCGGGAGCGGGCCGAAACCCTGCTGCCCGGCGTTCCCGTCCTAGAGATCCAGGACATCGTGGAACGCGCAGAACTGGTACTTCTGGCCGTTCCGGATGATGCCCTCGGCGGGCTCGTGGAGGGGCTCGCCAAGCTCGGTGCGTGGCAGCCCGGCCAGCTCGTGGCACACACGTCGGGCCGCTTCGGGGTGGGTGTGCTGCATCCGGTCCGGGCGGCCGGTGCCGTGCCACTGGCGCTGCACCCGGCCATGACCTTCACCGGCATGAGCCTGGACCTGACCCGGCTGCTGGACTGCACGTTCGGGGTCACGGCGGACGCCGCCATGCTCCCCATCGCCCAGGCACTCGTCGTCGAGATGGGGGCCGAACCGGTGGTCATCGCCGAGGGCGACCGCACCATCTACCACGCGGCACTTGCTCACGGTTCGAACCACCTGGTCACGCTTGTGGCGCAGGCGTCGCAGCTGCTCGCCGAAGTGGGTGTGGAGG from Arthrobacter globiformis harbors:
- a CDS encoding PH domain-containing protein; the protein is MSAGGLASGKPDGEWLRVHPATPFVRGWVALAAIGYFFGRDSFERMLQGQPLIDDRIAGRAPWLLGGGALMLVLAVLGFILSWYFTRYQVAEGYVRVNTGFLFKQQRQARLDRVQAIDIVQPLLARIFGLAELKFEVADAGESAVRLAYLRIDDARQLRATILARASGVRLDPAHPEAAAPEAPEQQVLQVPPSRLVGSLLLSEQSVFVVLGAAASVMLSALTENRAFFLYLIPAALGLIAAYWTSFTKGYNFTAAISPDGIRLRYGLLDTQAQTLPPGRIQALKVAQPPLWRLFGWYRMQVNAAGYGAGANNGEGGSRTTLLPVGKMDDVLNMLALVLPDPGTADPLRVFHQGVNGLDSDAGFVTTPRRARLLAPLGWRRNAFAATDTALLMRSGRWWRQLVVVPHQRTQSIALQQGPLARRFGLADLVLHTTTGPVAPRVIQADIREAQALFDAQAARARAARRRQTSEQWLAQAGPLVEQPPLVEPPQQLPKLASSPREPGWRGPTTPDSRTTPTAPQQEGQQRG
- a CDS encoding Rossmann-like and DUF2520 domain-containing protein translates to MAKPGRLGVGIIGAGKVGAVLGAALRAAEHAVVGVSAVSDASRERAETLLPGVPVLEIQDIVERAELVLLAVPDDALGGLVEGLAKLGAWQPGQLVAHTSGRFGVGVLHPVRAAGAVPLALHPAMTFTGMSLDLTRLLDCTFGVTADAAMLPIAQALVVEMGAEPVVIAEGDRTIYHAALAHGSNHLVTLVAQASQLLAEVGVEAPDRVLGPLLRATLENALASGETALTGPVARGDAGTVEAHARALREHDGGTGGDILAAYLAMARATARRAEGRGLLKPDQADNIRIALEGTDADGTDDGSAVR